Part of the Polyangia bacterium genome, CGCGCTGTTGTTGGCGCGACGGGTCTCAAACGCCATTTCTGGATCGGGTGGTGCAATGACGTCGACCCCTGCTCGTGGGTTGTTTTCGCTCGTGGTTTGTTCCGGCCTACTGGCGGTTGCCGGCCCTGCCAAGGCGACCGTGTCCTGGACCTCGACCTTTGAAAAGGGCGATCTGTCCGAGTGGATGCCCGGCGTCAACCCCACCAAGGGGACGCGCAAGAACGTCGAGGTGCTGGGCGAGCAGGTCTACACCGGCAAGTACGCCTGCAAGATCACCGTTCACCCCGACGATCTGTTCGGCCAGTACGTCCAGGACCGCGTCGACATCCAGCACCAGAGCAAGCTGACCGGCGAAGGCATGGACACCTGGATCTCCGGCCATTACATGATGCCCGCCGACGCCGGCATGCGGAACGAGTTCGCCTTCTGGGAATCGAACAGCACCTCGCAAAACGTCATGGATTTCTGGGTCGCGCCGAAAGGGGCGGCTGGCGGTGGCACCACCATCAATTTCGGCGTTGGTTTTCTCGGCGCCACCAAGTTGTGGACGGCCGACTTCACCATTGGCAAGTGGCACCAGGTGGCGATGCACGTCCATTGGTCGACGAACGCGCAGCTGGGCAGCGTCGATGTCTGGTATGACGGACAGCAGGTGGTGACCGCCCACAAGGCGCAGACCAAGGCGGACAACAACAGCCTGTTTTATCAAAATGGCTTGCATCGAATTAGCCCGGCGAATTTTGTCGACACGATCTACTTCGATGATTTCATCGAGGCCGACACCTTGGCCGAGGCGCAGATCGCGGCGCCGATTCAGCCCGGCGGCGACGGGGGCGTCGCCACCGACGGCGGTCCGATGGACGACGCGGCGGCCGACGGCAACGTCACCGGCAGCGGCGGCGCGGGTGGTTCCGGCGCCGGCGGCGAGAGCGGGAGCGGCGGTTCCAGCGTCGATGGAGGAGCGGGCGGCGCGTCCGGCGCGGCCACCGGCAGCGGCGGTGCACGGGTGATGGGCGGTGCGTCGGGCGGCGGCGGTAGCGGGGTCAGCGGGGGCGGCGTCGCGACCAGCCACGGCTGCCTGGTCTCGGGCCGCCGCCCTCCGACCATGTCTTTGCTCGGTTTGCTGGGCCTCGGCGCGGTCGTTCTGTCGTCGCGGCGCCGCCGTCGCTGAAAGCGGCGCTGGCAGGCACTCCCGAGGTTGATCGATTGGCTTGGCCGGTGTCTACCTACCTAAAGACTGCCAACCAAACACGGCTGGTTTTTTGCGGCGGCGTCGGGGTCAGCACTTTGTCCCGGCTCGTGAAAGCAGGGGTGACCGTTCGCCTGCTTGCGAGCCCCAACCTTGGAGCACGTTCGCAATGACTCGTCATTTTTTCGGCTTTCTGGGCGCTGGCTTGTTTCTTGTGGCCGTCGCCGGAGCGGGATGCTCCAGCAGCGACATCGGGGCCGGCAGCGGTGGCGCCGGCGGTAGCACCGCCACCGGCAGCGGTGGGTCCACGATGATCGATCCCAGCGGCAGCGGCGGCTCTGTCGTCACCAGCGGCACCGGTGGCGCGGACACCTCAGGCGGCAGCGGCGGCGCGGTGGCGCCCGTGGACGCCGGATCGAGCGACGACAGTGGTGTCGTGCCCAAGGACGGTCCGGTGGCCGGCGACGTCGATACCACCAAGGGCGCCGTTCGGTTGGTCGCTTATCTGCCCAATTACAGCGGCAGCTTCTCGATGTGGGCGACGAAGGTGAATTTCTCCAGGGTCACGCATTTGAACCTGGCCTTCGCGCTGGCCACCGCCACCAATGGCTGGAACATGGGCGCGTCAGACGCTGACGTGAAAGCGATCGTCGACGCCGCCCATGCGGCCGGCGTCAAGGTGTTGCCGTCGCTGGGGGGCGGCGGCGGCGATCAGTCGGTGATTGGCCGTTACAACACCGCCAGCAACGTCGATCCGCTGGTGCAGAGCCTGGATGCGTTCATCGCCAAGTACAACTTCGACGGCGCTGACATCGACATTGAAAGCCCGGCCAACCTGGGCGCGAATTTCTCCAACTTCGTCAACAAGGTTGTCGCCAAGCTGCGCCCGGAAGGCAAGCTGGTGACCGCCGCGGTCGCGCAATACCTGCAGGAAAACATGCAGGACGCGACGCTGCACCAGTTCGATTTCGTCAACGTGATGATCTATTCGGGCCTGACCCAAACGATGAAAGACATCACGTACTACTTGAACACCAAGAAGGTGCCCAAGGATCAGGTCGTGCTCGGCGCCGGTTTCTTCGGGACCGAGCCGGGCGACAAGGAGATCTCGTACGCCAGCATCATCAAAGCCGACCCCATGGCCTGGAGCAAAGACAGCACCACGGTCAGCGGCCAGACGGTCAACTACACCGGCATGGACACAATGAAAAAGCTCACCGAGTACGCCAAGACCATCGGCGGCATCATGGTGTGGGATCTGACCGAGGACACTTACGACGATCACTCCCTGATGAAGGTGATTCAGGGCGATCTATAGGCCTAGCGTTCGATCCGCCCGCTCTTCAGTTCGCCGACCGCAGTGGTGGTTGGTGATGATCAATCCGTCCGCGCGCAGAGGATCGCCCAGCGTGGCCGGATCCAGCGTCAGGCCAGCGGCGCGCAGCGAAGCCGCCTGCGCCGCCAGCTGTTCCGGCAGCCACATGCCGCCCGGATTTTCGAAGCGCGGGCGCGCGGCAGCGACGGGGACGGGGAACGCCATGGCGGCGGCGACGGCGGTTTGCGCGGGTGCGGCAGGACGACAGGCCGCCAGCAGCACCACCAACGCCGGCAACGATCGCCAGCCGCGGCTGGTCGCCTGCCGTTGATCATCATTGGTCGCGCATCATACTGGCCGGCATCCGCGCGGCGGAACTTCCGGCGTCGATCGCCTGATCGGTCCAGCCGATTCGGCGCTTTCCGGCGGCGCTTCGTGCTTCCTTTGCCAAAGCGCGGACACTTATAATTGCGCAATGAAGGTAACCACCGGCTTTTCGCGCGGACCCTTTGTTTGCAGTCTGGCTGCTGCGTTCGTGTTTGCGGCGTGCGCCCAAAGTGACAAGGCGCCGCCAGCCGCATCAGGCAGTGGTGGCAACAGTGGTGCCGGCACCGGCGGAGCAATTTCCGCCAGCGGCGGTGCCGGTGGATCCGTCGGCGGCGCGGGCGGCAGCGGGAGCGGAGGCGCGCCGGCCGGCAGCGGTGGCGCGGCGGCCACCGGCGGCGCCGCCGGCGTCGACGCTGCGCCGGACAGCGTGTCGTCGGCGGGGTGCGTGACGATGGGCAGCGAATTCTGCGACGACTTTGAAAGTGGCATGCTGGACATGCAGAAGTGGAAGCAGGACAAGCCCTCCGCATCGGCGATGATCACCGTCGATGGTGCGCACGTCCACAGTGGCAAATTCGCCGCTCACATCAAAGTGGTGGCCGGTCAACAGAGCACGGCCATGATCAGCGAAGCGGTGACGTTCCCCGCCACGCCGAATTTGTTTTACGCCCGCATGTTCGTCTACTTCAGCCCCGACATTCCGGTGGCGCAGGGCGCGGACTATCACACCGGATTTTTGATCGGCAACGGCAACAACAATCTTGGCAATGTGCAGGTGGGCATGGGGATGATCGGGTCGGCCAAGCAATGGCTGGGTTATTCCATTTTCTACGCCAATCCCAAGCTGGAGTTCGGGCCTTGGTCAAAGACGTTGATCATGGCCAGCCAGTGGCAGTGTGTGGAGCTTTTCGAAGACGGATCAGATCCCACCACCGAAAAACGCCAGGTATGGATCGACGATCAAGAGCTGACCGATCTGCGCAGCAGTTCCGCCACGTCCGCCAATGGCAATGCCAATCATTTGCCGCCCAAGTTCAACAGCGTGTCGTTCGGGTTGTGGGAGTACCACCCGACGCCCACGCTGTCGGACATGTGGATCGACGACGTCCGGGTCAGCAGTAAGAAGATCGGCTGCGGCAACTAGACGCCTCGCCGCGAGAGATTGGGGGATCGGCTACCGATATCTGTTCCGGCAAGAAGGCCGGACCGCAGCAGCAGGCCGCACTCGGCTGCCAACGTCATCAGCGAACGATTCGAGCGGCCTGCGGCGAGGACCGAACGGCGCGGCATGGAGGCGCAATCTCCTCGGAGGATCGATCCGCGACGATCTGGGGTCGCCAATCTTCTATGGCCCGGCCCGCGCGCGGCACAGTGCGAGCGCGTGGCGCGGATCGCGAGTCTGACTCACGAGTTCGACGCCGTCGCCGCGCCATCCGGTCCTCCCCCGAGGCCCTAAAGGTTGGGGTAATGTCGAGGGTAAGCTGGGCCTCGGGGTCCGGTCCGTTCTTTCCGAAGAATCGGCCTTCGTTTTTGTACTCGATTCCATCGCGGCCGATCCGGAGGCGTAGGTGGTGGTGGGTGGTACGGCAATGGCACTTTCGACCTAGCAAGGTGTCTGCGATCCACGATACATTCAACCGCCCACGTGTCTGCTACCCACTTCGCGCCTGGTTGGGCAACGATTAGTCCGGACGCACTGGCCCACGTCGCATCGGATGGTCGCGGGCATTCGCTTGCTGAGCACCTTCGGGCAGTGTCTGACGGCGCCGGCATATTTGCACAACCGCTCGGATGTTCTGAGGAGGCTCGGCTGGCGGGCCTTTGGCATGACCTAGGAAAGTATTCTGGCGACTTTCAGCGGATGATCAGGCTGGAAAACGGAATCGAAGCCCACATTGAGGGCGAGGGCAATGAACGCGATCATTCTTCTGCCGGCGCCATTCACGCCTTCAAAAGGGGAAAACACCTCTACGCCGTGGCGGCGGCCATCGCTGGTCATCATGCAGGACTGGCGGATCAGGCCGATTTGCGGCAGCGGCTGATTCTGAAACAACACCTCTATGAGGCGGTTGTCGATCGTTTGCCCCCGGCACCGATCCTCTCGGCAGCGGTCCCGGACGTCCCCGAATGGATCGCTGACGCCAAACCAGGCGACGAGGCCGTTTTGCTTCGTTTGGAGATGCACACTCGGATGCTCTTCTCGGCCCTGTGCGATGCGGACTTTCTGGATACAGAATTGTTTTTCAGTGTCGAACGCGCCGAGATGCGTTCTGGCCGGCCGAGTGTATCGTTCCTGGCTGAACGGCTTGATCTTTATCTGCAACAGAAGGAGGCCGTCGCACCACCGACAACGGTGAATGTCGTGCGCGGGGAGGTGAGACGGGCATGCGCGGCGACGGCTGTTGACGAACCCGGCATCTTCAGTTTGACGGTCCCGACCGGTGGCGGAAAGACACTCGCGTCGATGAGCTTCGCCCTGGAACACGCGCGGCTTCACCGACTTCACCGCGTCGTGGTGGCAATTCCCTTCACCTCGATCATTGAACAAACAGCAAGCGTGTTCCGTGATGTCTTCGGCGACGACGCGATCGTCGAGCATCACAGCGCTCTTGATCCGATTCACGAGAAGGCGCGAAATCGCATTGCTTCGGAAAATTGGGACGCGCCCCTTATTGTAACGACGAACGTGCAACTGTTCGAGAGTCTTCTGTCGAATCGACCGTCGGCCTGTCGAAAGCTTCATCGGCTAGCCCGTTCCGTCATCATTCTCGACGAAGCCCAGGCGTTGCCCGGACACCTGTTGCCCGCGATCCTCGACGTATTGGCGCGGCTGGTTCAGCACTACGGCGCAACCGTAGTGATCTGCACCGCGACGCAGCCAGCCTGGTTCCGATCAGAACGTCTGCCGATGGGGTTTGCTGATGTTCGGGAGATCTGTCCTTCCGACATGGATCTATTCGCGCGCCTGAGGCGCGTGGAAGCCACCGTCGAAAACGCGGACAAGGCGACGCCCTATGACGAGGTGGCGAGCTGGATCGCTGCGGAGCCCAATTGCCTTGCCATCGTTCATCGGCGCGACGATGCCCAGTCGTTGTGCCGAACGGTCGATGCCCGGCTTGCCGCGCCGTCTACGATCCACCTTTCAGCGCTAATGACTCCTGCGCATCGGTCGGAGGTGTTGGCGCAGGTTCGTCAATTGCAGCTGGCTGGCCGGCCCGTCCGTTTGGTGGCCACCCAATTGGTCGAAGCGGGCGTCGATCTCGACTTCCCGGTGGTATTTCGAGCGCTCGCCGGTCTGGACGCCTTGGCCCAGGCAGCGGGGCGCTGCAATCGCGAGGGACGGCTTGCTCGGGGAAGCCTGCGCATATTTATTGCGGAAACCGAACCGCCGCTTGGCGTGCCGCGGACCGGCCGCGACATCGCGCGAGTCATGATGGCCCGCCGACAGCTAGGGGATCTTTTCTCGCCCGCCGTTCAACTCCAATACTTCAGGGAGCTCTATGACCGCACAGACTTACGGCGTGGCCTGGAGTTGCAGAAACAACGGGCGAGCTTGAATTTCGCCACGGTATCCAAGTCTTTCCAGCTGATTCAAGACGGCTGGTCAGCCCCCCTGGTGATTGCGCACGGTGATGGAAAGTACCGTCTGGATGACCTCAAGGTGGCAGGACCGTCTCGATCCCGTCTGCGTGCCTTACAGAGATTCACCATCAATGTTCCTCGTCGTTTCCTGCTGAACTGGGTGAATGCTGGCGTGGTCAGCGTCGTTGCTGATTCGGTCCACGCCCTGGAAGGTCCCGCGCTGGCCAGTTACGACCCACGATTTGGCCTGATACCGGAACGCATGGGCTATATCGATCCGACTCAATTGATCGTCGGCTGAAGGGAGTCCTGCATGTCGAAATCGAACAGCCGCAGCTTTCGTGTCTTGGTCTCAGGCCCCCTCGCCGTTTTTACGCGGCCAGAGATGAAGGCGGAGCGGGTGTCATATGAGGTGATGACCCCTTCTGCGGCGCGAGGCGTTTTGGAGGCCGTCCTCTGGAAACCGTCCATGCGTTGGGTGGTCACTGAGATCGCCGTCCTGAACGAGATTCGGTGGATGTCTTTTCGTCGCAATGAGGTGAACTCGAAGCTTTCACCACGAAGCCGCAATGACTACTTCGCCGACGAGGATCGGGCTCAGCGCAACACCGTGGCGCTTCGTGAGGTTGCCTATGAGATCAAGGCGCATCTTTGCCTGACGGAAAAGGCGGGCCCCGAGGAAACTGTCACAAAGTTCGAGGAGATGTTCGAGCGGCGGCTGGAGAAAGGGCAGACTTTCCACCAGCCTTACTTGGGTTGCCGAGAAATGGCGGCCGACATTCGCGCGGCCGACGGGGAGAGAGAACCAATCAGCCTGTCAAAACCGCTTGGCCTGGTTTTTTACGATTTTGACTATCTGAGCGAGCCGCCACGACCTTTATTCTTCGAAGCCCGGCTGGATCGTGGCGTGCTTCGATTGCCTACGTGGGACGAAGTGAGGCGCGACAACCAAGGGAGAGCCGAGGAATGATGCTCCGTGCCCTGGTCGAGTTGGCCACACGCGAAGGCCTCGTCGAGAGCGATGACTTCGAAAAAAAGCGCGTCGATTTCGAGATTCAGATCGACGATGACGGGCGATTCGTCGGACTGATTAGTTTGCAGGGTGAAGACGGGAAAGGGCAGCGGATGTCCGTCCCTCGATTTCCATCGCGAACAATGCAGGTGGTGCCTGGGTTCATGGTCGATAACGCGAAATATGTCCTTGGTATTGGTGACCCGAAGAAAGACAAGTCAGAGCGGTTGGCCAAATGCCAAGCTGCCTTTATCGGACTGATCAAAGATGCATTCACCGCGACGAAGGATCCGGGACTGTCGGCCCTGCTCGCATTCTATGAACGAATCGCCGACAATCTCGCGTCAGTCTTGCGCGACCGATCCGCTGACAAATGGTCAGGCAGCGAGATTCTTTTCTTTTCGGACCCAACGCTGGGCAGATTGCATGACCGACCGGCCATTCGTGAATATTGGGCAGCGTTTCGAAACGCAGAAACCAACGATGGCGGCTCAACCGAGCGAGCGCGCTGTCTGGTCACAGGACGCTATGACGTGATCGAGCGGTTGCACCCGATGCTCAAGCGGGTTCCAGGTGGCCAGTCGTCCGGCGCCGCCGTGGTCAGTTTCAATGCCGACGCGTTCGAATCTCATCACCTTTCGCAAGGCGACAACGCACCTGTATGTCGCTCAGCAGCGATCGCCTATACGACAGCGCTAAATTGGCTCCTCGAAAAGGTCGATGATCGTCCCCATCGGCACGGCGTTCGAATCGGGGACGATGCAGTTGCCCTCTATTGGACGACGGCGCCCGACAAAGCCTTGTCATTCTTTGCCGATCTATGGGAAGGACCACGAAAAGAGGAAGCTGAGCGCTTCTTCGAATCGCCATGGAAGGGCCAACCGCCAGCCGATCTTGACCAGAATCGTTTCTATGCGGTCACATTGGGCGGCAATGCGGCGCGCGTCGTCGTCAGGGATTGGTTCGAGACGTCGATTGGCAAGGTGAAAGAAAACCTGAGCCAGTATTGCGATGATCTCGCCATCGGGGCTGTGCGACGACCGTTCGCGATCTGGCAGCTCTTGGCCGCCATCGATCCGCCGGGCAAGGCAACCGCTCCGCCCGACATGGGGGCGCGGGTTTTTGCCGCTTCCCTGAAGGGAACGCCGCTGCCACGGGAACTCCTTCGTCACGCACTTCTCCGTATGCGTGTGCCGGGGAAGAAGGCCGAAGCCTTTTGGGTCCTTGGCGCGCGGGTCGCGCTGATCAAGGCAACGCTCCTTGGAATTGGTAGGACGGACCAAAACAAGACGCACTTGAAGGAGGTCACCGTGTCATTGGATTCAAACAGCAACCTAACGGCCTATAACCTTGGCCGCCTTTTCGCCGCATTGGAGCGGGCTCAACAAAACGCCCTGGGTGATGTGAACAGTACCATCCGCGATCGCTATTTCAGCGCCGCGACGATGACGCCGGCCCTGGTATTTCCCCGGTTGCTCCGAATGGCCCAACACCACATCGCCAAGGCCAAGGCCGAGAATCGAGAGTACGGAATCGAACGAACGGTGACCGAAATCGTGGGCCGCCTTCCCGCGACCGGTTTGCCATCGCTGTTGACCCTTGAGGATCAGGGGTTGTTTGCCGTGGGTTACTACCACCAACGAGAAGCTTTTTTCACAAAACGCAAGACATCTAATCCCCCCGCTGCTTCTGCTGCAGGAGAGGAGTGACACCATGTCCGACCTGAAGAATCGATACGACTTCGTCATGCTCTTCGACGTCAAGGACGGAAACCCAAACGGAGACCCGGACGCGGGCAATCTGCCCAGGATCGATCCCGAGACCAGCCAAGGGCTGGTGACGGACGTGTGCCTGAAGCGAAAGGTTCGCAACTATGTGTTGCTGTCGAAGTCTGGACAGCCCACCTACGACATCTTCGTCAAGGAGAAGGCGGTCCTGAATAACCTGATTGCGGGCGCATATGCCGCACACGGAATCAATCTTGACGAACCACCAAAGGGTAAGATCAAGCGGGCCGAAAAAGGGCATGGCGAGGGAGGCGAGGTCGACACAGCGCGGATGGAAATGTGTAAGACGTATTTCGACGTCAGAACATTCGGCGCGGTCATGTCGACAGGCCCGAACGCCGGGCAGGTTCGCGGCCCGGTACAATTCACGTTCGGCCGTTCAATCGACCCCATCGTGACCTTGGAACATTCCATCACCCGGATGGCGGTGGCCACGGTCGAAGAGGCCGCCAAGCAGGGCGGCGAAAACAGAACCATGGGACGAAAGAACACCGTCCCTTATGGCCTGTATCGCGCCCATGGTTTTATCTCTCCACAGCTAGCGGCTCAAACCGGCTTCACCGAGCAGGACCTATCTGTGTTGTGGGAGGCTCTCGAGCACATGTTCGAGCACGACCGGAGTGCCGCGCGCGGTCTGATGTCTCTCCGCCGTTTGCTGGTCTTTCGCCACGCATCCGCATTGGGAAATGCTCCAGCCCATCGACTTTTCGATCTGATCAGGGTCGAGCGAAAGGACATGTTGCGAACGCCTCGCGATTTTTCCGATTACGCAGTCAATATTGCCGCCGCCCCCGCTGGCGTCGAACTTTTGGATCGCAGCTTCTGAACCGGGCAGCTGAGCATGGAGGTTGACGACCTCATTCCCATCTCGGCGCTTCAGCACCTCGTTTTCTGCGAGAGGCAGGCAGCCTTGATCCACGTCGAGCGTTTGTGGCGCGATGACACTTCAACAACCCAGGGCCACCTTGTTCACGAGCGACCTGACACCCCGGGCTCCGCATTGCAGGCAGGCGTCAAGGTGGCGCGTGCTCTGCCTCTGGTCTCGCGCCGTTTGGGCATCTTTGGCGTGGCGGATATGGTTGAACTGCACAGGGATCCTCAGGCGCCCAAGGGATTTCGGCCAGTTCCTGTGGAGGTCAAGAAGGGGAGCACAAAGAACCTCCGCGCCGATCAGGTCCAGCTCTGTGCGCAGGCGATCTGTTTGGAGGAGGAGTTCGGTGTCCGGGTAACGTCAGCCTGGTTATTTTATTCAGCCAGCCACCGGCGCAAGCTGATCGAATTGGACGATGGTCTGCGAGATCAAACAGGCAGGGTCGTAGAACGACTTCGCGAAATCATCGCGAGACATCTGGTCCCGATGCCGCTGGTGTCGGAGAAAGTCTGCGCCAAGTGTTCTCTTGAGGCGTTATGTCTTCCGCGTGCAACCCGTGATCGAGATAGAGCTCTTCGTTATGTCGAGGCGCTGGCAAGGAGCCGGGAATGACAGCCCAGGCTCAGAACGTACTGTATGTGTTGAGCGATGGCGCGTACCTCTCGCGCGATCACGACACGGTCGTGGTCAAAGTCGACGGGGAACGACGCGCTCAGGTGCCGATCTGCCAAATTGAAGGCGTCGCGGTACTGGCCAGGGCGGGCGTCTCGCCGGAACTCCTGGGTGGATTGGTTGATGCGGGCGTATTCGTTTCGTTCTTTGGTTACGGCGGTCGGCTGTTGGCGCGGGTTGATGGCATTCCGGGGGGGAACGTACTTCTACGAAAAGCACAGGTTCGTGCATCAGACAACGCCGCAGCCACGTTGGCGCTGGCCCGTTCCTTCGTGATCGGAAAGGTCGCCAGTGAGCGCGGCCAAGTTCGGCGTGCCAGCCGCGATGGCAATGGCGAGAGTGCGGAAGTGTTTGGCGCGGCGGCAGATCGCCTGGCGATCTTCAGTCGTCGAGCATTGGAGGCGGACAACCTCGACGAACTACGGGGCATCGAAGGGGGAGCCGCGCGCGAGTACTTTCAGGTGTTCGACCGCTTGCTGAAGACCGACGAGGCCGATCTGCGGTTCAATGGTCGGTCGCGAAGGCCACCTGCTGATCCGATCAACGCGATGCTGTCTTTCGGTTATGCGCTGCTGATGCGCGATTGCGCCGCAGCGCTTGCCGGAGTCGGCCTGGACCCGGCTATTGGTTTCTTGCATGAGGATCGCCCCGGTCGGCTTGGCCTGGCACTTGATGTCATGGAAGAGCTGCGAGCACCCGTGGTCGATCGGTTGGTGATCGCGTTGGTCAATCGCCGGCAGATTGGCGCCGCCCACTTTAGGAAGTTTGAAGGGGCTCGTTGGGAGATGACCCACGACGGCCGGCGGTCGTTTATCGCTGCATATCAAGCGGCTAAATCTGACCAGATCAAACATATATTTCTTGAACAGAACGCAAGCTGGGGCTTGGTCCCCCACCTGCAAGCCAGGTTGCTGGCCAGAACCCTAAGGGGCGACATCATTGCCTATCCGCCTTTTCAGCTCAAGTGAGTAAGACGTGTTGGTCCTCGTTTGTTACGACGTGTCCACCGTAACCGCCGAAGGCCGGCGCAGGTTACGCCGGGTTGCGGATCTCTGCGAAAACCATGGCGTACGAGTACAGTTTTCATTGTTCGAGTGTCCAATCGATCAAATGACGTGGCTAAGGTTACGACACGATCTTTTGCAAACGATGGAATCTGATGAGGACAGCCTACGCTTTTACTTCATCGACGAAGACGCCAAGCAAAAGACAGAGCACCATGGAGTTCGGAAGCCATTGGATCTACGTGGACCGCTGGTGTTTTGAGGTTTCTCGTGTTCCGCGAACCTCAATCATTGCACCCCTTCACTTGGAAATCGCGACACGGGCAAAAGGCTGGTAAAGGCGGAGATTCACCGCTTGCTGGTTCGATCTTTGAAAACAAAAGAGTTCTCATTGGTGACGGTCCGCGAATAGCCCGTAGAATAGGTATTGCCGCCCAGCACTTAGGTGGGCGGCGTCCCCGCCGTCTTCGGACGACGGGGTGGATTGAAACAAGATTGCGGTCGCCGTGAAGGCGGGCGTTGTTGGGAGTCCCCGCCGTCTTCGGACGACGGGGTGGATTGAAACCACAAGATGCCCTACGTCGACGTCAAGCAGTACGAGCGTCCCCGCCGTCTTCGGACGACGGGGTGGATTGAAACAGCTGCAGCCGCGCGGATCGTGACCACAGTCCCCGCCGTCTTCGGACGACGGGGTGGATTGAAACCAGAGCTGGGCCCGCTCTCGGGC contains:
- a CDS encoding heparin lyase I family protein encodes the protein MSWTSTFEKGDLSEWMPGVNPTKGTRKNVEVLGEQVYTGKYACKITVHPDDLFGQYVQDRVDIQHQSKLTGEGMDTWISGHYMMPADAGMRNEFAFWESNSTSQNVMDFWVAPKGAAGGGTTINFGVGFLGATKLWTADFTIGKWHQVAMHVHWSTNAQLGSVDVWYDGQQVVTAHKAQTKADNNSLFYQNGLHRISPANFVDTIYFDDFIEADTLAEAQIAAPIQPGGDGGVATDGGPMDDAAADGNVTGSGGAGGSGAGGESGSGGSSVDGGAGGASGAATGSGGARVMGGASGGGGSGVSGGGVATSHGCLVSGRRPPTMSLLGLLGLGAVVLSSRRRRR
- the cas5c gene encoding type I-C CRISPR-associated protein Cas5c, whose product is MSKSNSRSFRVLVSGPLAVFTRPEMKAERVSYEVMTPSAARGVLEAVLWKPSMRWVVTEIAVLNEIRWMSFRRNEVNSKLSPRSRNDYFADEDRAQRNTVALREVAYEIKAHLCLTEKAGPEETVTKFEEMFERRLEKGQTFHQPYLGCREMAADIRAADGEREPISLSKPLGLVFYDFDYLSEPPRPLFFEARLDRGVLRLPTWDEVRRDNQGRAEE
- a CDS encoding glycosyl hydrolase family 18 protein encodes the protein MTRHFFGFLGAGLFLVAVAGAGCSSSDIGAGSGGAGGSTATGSGGSTMIDPSGSGGSVVTSGTGGADTSGGSGGAVAPVDAGSSDDSGVVPKDGPVAGDVDTTKGAVRLVAYLPNYSGSFSMWATKVNFSRVTHLNLAFALATATNGWNMGASDADVKAIVDAAHAAGVKVLPSLGGGGGDQSVIGRYNTASNVDPLVQSLDAFIAKYNFDGADIDIESPANLGANFSNFVNKVVAKLRPEGKLVTAAVAQYLQENMQDATLHQFDFVNVMIYSGLTQTMKDITYYLNTKKVPKDQVVLGAGFFGTEPGDKEISYASIIKADPMAWSKDSTTVSGQTVNYTGMDTMKKLTEYAKTIGGIMVWDLTEDTYDDHSLMKVIQGDL
- the cas4 gene encoding CRISPR-associated protein Cas4, coding for MEVDDLIPISALQHLVFCERQAALIHVERLWRDDTSTTQGHLVHERPDTPGSALQAGVKVARALPLVSRRLGIFGVADMVELHRDPQAPKGFRPVPVEVKKGSTKNLRADQVQLCAQAICLEEEFGVRVTSAWLFYSASHRRKLIELDDGLRDQTGRVVERLREIIARHLVPMPLVSEKVCAKCSLEALCLPRATRDRDRALRYVEALARSRE
- the cas3 gene encoding CRISPR-associated helicase Cas3', encoding MSATHFAPGWATISPDALAHVASDGRGHSLAEHLRAVSDGAGIFAQPLGCSEEARLAGLWHDLGKYSGDFQRMIRLENGIEAHIEGEGNERDHSSAGAIHAFKRGKHLYAVAAAIAGHHAGLADQADLRQRLILKQHLYEAVVDRLPPAPILSAAVPDVPEWIADAKPGDEAVLLRLEMHTRMLFSALCDADFLDTELFFSVERAEMRSGRPSVSFLAERLDLYLQQKEAVAPPTTVNVVRGEVRRACAATAVDEPGIFSLTVPTGGGKTLASMSFALEHARLHRLHRVVVAIPFTSIIEQTASVFRDVFGDDAIVEHHSALDPIHEKARNRIASENWDAPLIVTTNVQLFESLLSNRPSACRKLHRLARSVIILDEAQALPGHLLPAILDVLARLVQHYGATVVICTATQPAWFRSERLPMGFADVREICPSDMDLFARLRRVEATVENADKATPYDEVASWIAAEPNCLAIVHRRDDAQSLCRTVDARLAAPSTIHLSALMTPAHRSEVLAQVRQLQLAGRPVRLVATQLVEAGVDLDFPVVFRALAGLDALAQAAGRCNREGRLARGSLRIFIAETEPPLGVPRTGRDIARVMMARRQLGDLFSPAVQLQYFRELYDRTDLRRGLELQKQRASLNFATVSKSFQLIQDGWSAPLVIAHGDGKYRLDDLKVAGPSRSRLRALQRFTINVPRRFLLNWVNAGVVSVVADSVHALEGPALASYDPRFGLIPERMGYIDPTQLIVG
- the cas7c gene encoding type I-C CRISPR-associated protein Cas7/Csd2, whose product is MSDLKNRYDFVMLFDVKDGNPNGDPDAGNLPRIDPETSQGLVTDVCLKRKVRNYVLLSKSGQPTYDIFVKEKAVLNNLIAGAYAAHGINLDEPPKGKIKRAEKGHGEGGEVDTARMEMCKTYFDVRTFGAVMSTGPNAGQVRGPVQFTFGRSIDPIVTLEHSITRMAVATVEEAAKQGGENRTMGRKNTVPYGLYRAHGFISPQLAAQTGFTEQDLSVLWEALEHMFEHDRSAARGLMSLRRLLVFRHASALGNAPAHRLFDLIRVERKDMLRTPRDFSDYAVNIAAAPAGVELLDRSF
- the cas8c gene encoding type I-C CRISPR-associated protein Cas8c/Csd1 yields the protein MMLRALVELATREGLVESDDFEKKRVDFEIQIDDDGRFVGLISLQGEDGKGQRMSVPRFPSRTMQVVPGFMVDNAKYVLGIGDPKKDKSERLAKCQAAFIGLIKDAFTATKDPGLSALLAFYERIADNLASVLRDRSADKWSGSEILFFSDPTLGRLHDRPAIREYWAAFRNAETNDGGSTERARCLVTGRYDVIERLHPMLKRVPGGQSSGAAVVSFNADAFESHHLSQGDNAPVCRSAAIAYTTALNWLLEKVDDRPHRHGVRIGDDAVALYWTTAPDKALSFFADLWEGPRKEEAERFFESPWKGQPPADLDQNRFYAVTLGGNAARVVVRDWFETSIGKVKENLSQYCDDLAIGAVRRPFAIWQLLAAIDPPGKATAPPDMGARVFAASLKGTPLPRELLRHALLRMRVPGKKAEAFWVLGARVALIKATLLGIGRTDQNKTHLKEVTVSLDSNSNLTAYNLGRLFAALERAQQNALGDVNSTIRDRYFSAATMTPALVFPRLLRMAQHHIAKAKAENREYGIERTVTEIVGRLPATGLPSLLTLEDQGLFAVGYYHQREAFFTKRKTSNPPAASAAGEE